Proteins encoded in a region of the Mucilaginibacter sabulilitoris genome:
- a CDS encoding sensor histidine kinase has product MSKLSVDTLNQNWLFKYKLYHIPFWCVYHYFWFTIAVANPLVAAKSMFFSAYSVKILAYVIFEAIAVYFNLYFLMPRFMKKDRLTEYIIYLSITAICTSTLINTGYYLSAFLAGCSVKKMFDVDPGNFTFFYNTSFPSTVASMTLGMSIKLTKNWLQTERRQQMLEKEKLETELNFLKYQFNPHFLFNSINSIFFLIHKNPDMASASLAKFSELLRYQLYECNGHQIPLWKELSYLENFIELEKLRQNNNVRVTFEVDEPLPSHLGIAPFILMTFVENAFKHVSKHTGARNWIAIKLNLTGNELELHVANSTSTDATTDAVNYGGIGLKNVKRRLDLIYPNQYQLDIDESANRFAVRLQLTLTEFVLSTPTLQMA; this is encoded by the coding sequence ATGAGCAAGTTATCAGTTGATACATTAAACCAAAACTGGCTGTTTAAATACAAGCTGTACCATATTCCATTTTGGTGTGTGTACCATTATTTTTGGTTTACAATAGCCGTTGCCAACCCATTGGTGGCTGCTAAGTCGATGTTCTTTTCGGCTTACAGTGTGAAGATTTTGGCTTATGTAATTTTTGAGGCCATTGCGGTGTACTTTAACCTGTATTTTCTGATGCCGCGCTTCATGAAAAAAGACAGGCTCACCGAGTATATCATTTATTTAAGCATTACTGCTATCTGCACGTCTACCCTTATTAACACCGGATATTACTTAAGTGCGTTTTTAGCAGGCTGCAGTGTTAAAAAAATGTTTGATGTTGATCCCGGCAACTTCACATTTTTTTACAATACCTCCTTCCCTTCTACCGTAGCCAGCATGACGCTTGGCATGAGCATTAAACTAACCAAAAACTGGCTGCAAACGGAGCGCAGGCAACAGATGCTTGAAAAAGAGAAACTGGAAACGGAACTCAATTTTTTAAAATATCAGTTTAACCCGCATTTTCTGTTCAACAGCATCAATTCTATCTTCTTCCTCATTCATAAAAACCCTGATATGGCATCCGCCTCGCTGGCCAAATTTTCCGAATTGCTACGTTATCAACTGTATGAATGCAACGGTCACCAGATACCCTTATGGAAAGAGCTCAGCTATCTCGAAAACTTTATCGAGCTCGAAAAACTCAGGCAAAACAACAACGTGCGTGTTACTTTTGAGGTTGATGAGCCGTTACCCAGCCATTTAGGAATAGCCCCTTTTATACTCATGACCTTTGTGGAAAATGCTTTTAAACATGTTTCCAAACATACCGGCGCTCGCAATTGGATAGCAATAAAATTAAACCTTACGGGCAATGAGCTTGAGCTGCATGTTGCCAACAGTACCTCGACCGATGCAACTACCGACGCGGTGAATTATGGCGGTATCGGCCTAAAAAATGTAAAACGAAGGCTCGACCTTATTTACCCAAACCAGTACCAACTGGATATAGATGAAAGCGCAAACCGGTTTGCTGTAAGACTTCAGCTTACCTTAACGGAGTTTGTACTATCCACCCCAACACTGCAAATGGCTTGA